In Rhinoraja longicauda isolate Sanriku21f chromosome 6, sRhiLon1.1, whole genome shotgun sequence, the following proteins share a genomic window:
- the socs3b gene encoding suppressor of cytokine signaling 3b produces the protein MVTHSKFDGMSHVPAQRLSYRLKTFSSKSEYNLIVNTVRKLKESGFYWSTMNGGEANILLNSESVGTFLIRDSSDNKHFFTLSVKTESGTKNLRIQCENCSFFLQTDPKSTQAVPKFDCVLKLIHHYMPSKSTDSGNVKRVYFIYSGGDKIPLILSRPLSSSVSTLQHLCRKTVNGHVEVSGKVQELPMPVRQFLQDYDAPV, from the coding sequence ATGGTCACACACAGTAAATTTGACGGGATGAGCCATGTGCCGGCCCAAAGATTATCCTACCGACTGAAGACCTTCTCTTCCAAAAGCGAGTACAACCTGATCGTGAATACTGTCCGGAAACTGAAAGAGAGTGGGTTCTACTGGAGCACAATGAATGGAGGCGAGGCGAACATTCTGTTGAACTCGGAGTCGGTCGGGACCTTCCTCATCAGAGACAGCTCGGACAACAAGCATTTCTTTACCCTGAGCGTTAAGACGGAGTCGGGCACCAAAAACCTGAGGATACAGTGTGAGAACTGCTCCTTTTTCCTACAGACGGACCCTAAAAGCACGCAGGCGGTCCCGAAGTTTGATTGCGTGTTAAAACTCATCCATCACTATATGCCTTCAAAGTCCACAGACTCGGGGAATGTGAAGAGGGTCTATTTCATTTACTCCGGGGGCGATAAGATTCCGCTGATACTCTCTCGACCTCTGTCGTCCAGCGTCTCCACTCTACAACACCTTTGTAGGAAAACTGTAAATGGGCACGTGGAGGTATCCGGTAAAGTCCAAGAATTGCCGATGCCCGTAAGACAGTTCCTGCAGGACTACGACGCTCCTGTATAA